The window CGCATGTCATCGGAGTCTATTAAGATTTAATCGATTCAACATTCCTTGTGTTGTTTTTGCAGAATGTCTGCGGTGAAACAGACTGTCCACGGCAGTCTGCCGTTGTTCCTACAGTGACTGCGATCTCAGCCTTCTCGGATCTGCAGTGGATGGTCCAACCGACCACCGTCATCTCAGCatctgcctccccctcctccccttccagcAGCGCAAAGCCTACAAGAGCTCATGGCGCAACCCAGTCATCTTCAAGAGCGGGAGGGAACACGGAACAATCCACCAGCACGAGAGGGAAAAAACAGGTaagctgtgttttatatcatgGACAATTTCGATATAATTTTTAATATGCAGTCCTGAATGGTCGAATGTGCTGTGTGTGCACGTGACTGGATAGACTGTGCCAATGGTGCAGCAtaaacacagtgttctagaggTCTAGTATCGAGCTTGTTACTCACTCAATGTGTAGCCTAGCCAAGGAAAGTCTACAGTCAGCAACCATGGGATATTTTCTGACACCGCATCACAAAAAAATGTATAGGCTATTTTAAGGCTCCCTTTTGCCAAATATTGAATTAGCCTTAAGGGTCCAAGTGATGCATTGGCAAGATTCCTTATGCATTTATAGTGTTCTCTTTTGTTGTGACTGATCCAGGCTACATcagaagaggatgagaggaggaagatcaggagagagaggaataaagtCGCAGCGGCCAAGTGTCGCAACAGACGGAGGGAGCTCACCGACACCCTGCAAGCCGTAAATACACCTTGTTCCCATGTCAAACTGTCATGCGGAGATGCTTAGCAGAATGAATTTGCAATGggtttttaaaaaaacttttttttttaacctaaagTGATTGATGCTCTCTATACTTCTTACTTGACCATGTATCGTCTTTTTTTAAATTGGCATTTCATAAACATGGTAATTGATTAATGTGTGGTTCTCTCCTTATAGGAAACTGATCAGCTTGAAGAGGACAAAGAGGCCTTGCAGACAGAGATAGCCCACCtcctgaaagagaaagagagtctgGAACAGATCCTATCCGCCCACCAGCCAGCCTGCAAACTAGCCGCAGCTGAAGACAACAACGTGGAGGAAGACATCGACGAAGACATCGCCGATGACATCGACCGCATGCTCCAGGACCCTCCGGATTCCCCCCAGCTGCTCTCCATCTTGGAGAATGAAGACAAACTCCAACTCCCAGAGGGAAATGCAACACTAGTGAATGTGTCTGACACTCCTTCGCTTCAGGACATGGAAACTGTTGTGGTTCCCTCGAACATCTCCATCTCTGCGTCAGCCATCTTGGGTAACTCCAACATCCTGCTGTGCTCCAGCGCTGAGGAAGAACCCATGGACGACCTAAACTTCGACCGGGATGACTTAGACAACCTGGTCCCTAGCCTGGAACTCAACATGGCTGTGGCCCCTGAGACTGCCCCGTCTGTTCCCGACATCGACCTCCTCGGAGGCCCCTTCTGCCTCTCAGACTGGGAGACCCTGTACAAGTCGGTGGCCAACAATCTGGAGCCCCTCTGCACCCCCACGATGATGACTTCCAGTGACAGTCCTACCTGTAGCAGTTACCGCTCTGTGTTTAGTTTGAATTACACAGAGATAGACTCTTTGGCGGGGACAGGAGTTGCAACTCCAGCTCTGAGACCCTCAAATGAGGTGTTGGTGGTAGATCTGATTTGATGAACGGTAATCTGAACTCTCCCACACTGTTGACCTTGTGACACTGTTATGGGACTGGTGGGACATATACATATAGGGCTAGTTTCCCCTACTCACAGATTGAGCCTTAGTCTTCGATTAAAAAAGCAGTGTTCAATGAGGATTCTCCATTGAAAgtgcctctttagtccaggactaggcttaatctgcgTCTGAGAAACACGGCCCTTGAGGTTGATATTGAACCAATAAGCTATGGTCTATTCATCTACCTCCCCCCTGATGTTTTGTTGTGCTTGTTATGATGTTTTGTTAACATTTAACCTTTAGCACCAAATTAAATGGTTACTGTGACTATAACAGTATCAACAtcttccatatatatatatatatatatatatatatatatatatatatatatatatatatatatatatatatatatatatatatggaagaTCTATATATATTGGTGCACCTGTGAGGGCTGTTCACGCTCTTGAAAAATATATCTATTTGTTGTCCTTGTATCAAAATTAAATGCATGCAAAATCATACCATTTGATTAAAAAGGGGTGCTATATCTTTGTTTTTCCATCCTTAAATATAAATGTGAAACTAGACTGTGGTTTGTGAGGATACTGATATCAGATTGTGTCTTATTAACAGGTGAAATTACAGTTTGAGTAATGTGGACATCATTTTTACTGTAAAGTGACATTTCTTTCTggttttccatgaaaacagaGCACCTTGTATTTTATCAAGATGTATTTTATGACAtagtttatttttttaccttaaaAAGTTTTGACTAATTGTTGGTAACAcagacaaataaaataataaaactgGTTGTTTGGACCCTGTATACGGATTGTTTGCTTTGAGGGAGTTGTATAAATCTACCGTCTGCCTCTACGACATGTACAACGATGTATCATTTTACAAACGCGATCTCTCCCGTGCCAGTAGGATAGCTAGCCCAATAATTAACGTGAAACAAATAATCCAATAATTTCAACATAGAAACTGTAAaacgtcaacaacaacaaaaagagacAAGCATAGGCTTTCACTAACCAGCGCCAGGTCCATGGACAGGTCTTCACTGATAACGTCACCAACTAGCTTGGTTAACTCGGACTGGCCAACCATAATAGTCGTTGCCTTTGTACGTCATTGGATATTCATGTATTCATAATTTAATGAAGTTGTATCTCGTCATTGAATCTCTGTTATAGCCCTAAAAAGAAAAGGTTCCCGGTGGATGCTTTAGGGTTTCTTCAAATTtaaactgtgggggaacccctataaGTTCTTCAAAGGACCCTCATTAATGgttccacaaataaacttttgTGTTTCCTTTTTAATAATCagcataacaataacaacaatgttttagttgtcagtgtttattatgattttagcGGCTaagcataatttaaaaaaaaatctaaatatgagATAAACTCCATGCCCCAAGTCCAATAGGTATATcctctggcgtgttgatgttaatgtgttggtGTTCTCCGTATCCATCGGCAACATGGTTTTTCAGTGCATGGGGATTGAACAGGTGtcctgttatattcatcagaggtgtagggagggtgaagtctgtgaataccaaaaaatatataattatttagATTATTATCAAAAGATGCACATAACAGTattcatatattttttgtttgtttttgtggtAAACATTATGTGAATTACAAAACTGGTACACTACCTTGTCCTCAGTGTAGAGCCCTCTGGTACACATACCTTGTCCTCAGCGTAGAGCCCTCTGGTACACATACCTTGTCCTCAGCGTAGAGCCCTCTGGTACACATACCTTGTCCTCAGCGTAGAGCCCTCTGGTACACATACCTTGTCCTCAGTGTAGAGTCCTCTGGTACACATACCTTGTCCTCAGTGTAGAGCCCTCTGGTACACATTCCTTGTCCTCAGTGTAGAGTCCTCTGGTACACACACCTTGTCCTCAGTGTAGAGCCCTCTGGTACACATACCTTGTCCTCTGTGTAGAGTCCTCTGGTACACATACCTTGTCCTCAGTGTAGAGCCCTCTGGTACACATACCTTGTCCTCAGCGTAGAGCCCTCTGGTACACATACCTTGTCCTCAGTGTAGAGTCCTCTGGTACACATACCTTGTCCTCAGTGTAGAGCCCTCTGGTACACATACCTTGTCCTCAGTGTAGAGCCCTCTGGTACACATACCTTGTCCTCAGTGTAGAGCCCTCTGGTACACGTACCTTGTCCTCAGTGTAGAGCCCTCTGGTACACATACCTTGTCCTCAGTGTAGAGTCCTCTGGTACACATACCTTGTCCTCAGTGTAGAGCCCTCTGGTACACATACCTTGTCCTCAGTGTAGAGCCCTCTGGTACACATACCTTGTCCTCAGTGTAGAGTCCTCTGGTACACATACCTTGTCCTCAGTGTAGAGCCCTCTGGTACACATACCTTGTCCTCAGCGTAGAGCCCTCTGGTACACATACCTTGTCCTCAGTGTAGAGTCCTCTGGTACACATACCTTGTCCTCAGTGTAGAGCCCTCTGGTACACATTCCTTGTCCTCAGTGTAGAGTCCTCTGGTACACATACCTTGTCCTCTGTGTAGAGTCCTCTGGTACACATACCTTGTCCTCAGTGTAGAGCCCTCTGGTACACATACCTTGTCCTCAGCGTAGAGCCCTCTGGTACACATACCTTGTCCTCAGTGTAGAGTCCTCTGGTACACATACCTTGTCCTCAGTGTAGAGCCCTCTGGTACACATACCTTGTCCTCAGTGTAGAGCCCTCTGGTACACATACCTTGTCCTCAGTGTAGAGCCCTCTGGTACACGTACCTTGTCCTCAGTGTAGAGCCCTCTGGTACACATACCTTGTCCTCAGTGTAGAGTCCTCTGGTACACATACCTTGTCCTCAGTGTAGAGCCCTCTGGTACACATACCTTGTCCTCAGTGTAGAGCCCTCTGGTACACATACCTTGTCCTCAGTGTAGAGTCCTCTGGTACACATACCTTGTCCTCAGTGTAGAGCCCTCTGGTACACATACCTTGTCCTCAGTGTAGAGCCCTCTGGTACACATACCTTGTCTTCAGTGTAGAGCCCTCTggtacacataccttgtccaCAGTGTAGAGCCCTCTGGTACACATACCTTGTCCTCAGTGTAGAGCCCTCTGGTACACATACCTTGTCCTCAGTGTAGAGCCCTCTGGTACACATACCTTGTCCTCAGTGTAGAGCCCTCTGGTACACATACCTTGTCCTCAGTGTAGAGCCCTCTGGTACACATACCTTGTCCTCAGCGTAGAGCCCTCTGGTACACATACCTTGTCCTCAGTGTAGAGCCCTCTGGTACACATACCTTGTCCTCAGTGTAGAGCCCTCTGGTACACATACCTTGTCCTCAGTGTAGAGCCCTCTGGTACACATACCTTGTCCTCAGTGTAGAGTCCTCTGGTACACATACCTTGTCCTCAGCGTAGAGTCCTCTGGTACACATAACTTGTCCTCAGCGCAGAGTCCTCTGGTACACATACCTTGTCCTCAGTGTAGAGCCCTCTGGTACACATACCTTGTCCTCAGTGTAGAGCCCTCTGGTACACATACCTTGTCCTCAGTGTAGAGCCCTCTGGTACACATACCTTGTCCTCAGCGTAGAGTCCTCTGGTACACATAACTTGTCCTCAGCGTAGAGTCCTCTGGTACACATACCTTGTCCTCAGTGTAGAGCCCTCTGGTACACATACCTTGTCCTCAGTGTAGAGCCCTCTGGTACACATACCTTGTCCTCAGTGTAGAGCCCTCTGGTGTACATACCTTGTGTAAGTAAGCAGTCCTGTCATCTGCGCCCAATGCAGCTATATAGCCTTGAAGAAatgaatatttatttttatatacattttttactttacctttatttaactaggcaagtcagttattaagaacaaaatcttatttacaatgacggcctaggaacagtgggttaactgccttgatcagggggagaatgacagatgtgtaccttgtcagctcggggattcgagatcttgcaacctttcagttactagtccaaaccactaaccactaggctaccctgccgcccctccactctaaccactaggctaccctgccgcccctccactctaaccactaggctaccctgccgcccctccactctaaccactaggctaccctgccacccctccactctaaccactaggctaccctgccgcccctccactctaaccactaggctaccctgccaccctccactctaaccactaggctaccctgccgcccctccactctaaccactaggctaccctgccgcccctccactctaaccactaggctaccctgccgcccctccactctaaccactaggctaccctgccgcccctccactctaaccactaggctaccctgccgcctctccactctaaccactaggctaccctgccgcccctccactctaaccactaggctaccctgccacctctacactctaaccactaggctaccctgcccccctccactctaaccactaggctaccctgccacccctccactctaaccactaggctaccctgccacccctccactctaaccactaggctaccctgccgcccctccactctaaccactaggctaccctgccgcccctccactctaaccactaggctaccctgccacccctccactctaaccactaggctaccctgccacccctccactctaaccactaggctaccctgctgcccctccactctaaccactaggctaccctgctgcccctccactctaaccactaggctaccctgccacctctccactctaaccactaggctaccctgccgcccctccactctaaccactaggctaccctgccgcccctccactctaaccactaggctaccctgccgcctctccactctaaccactaggctaccctgccgcccctccactctaaccactaggctaccctgccacctctacactctaaccactaggctaccctgcccccccctccactctaaccactaggctaccctgccacccctccactctaaccactaggctaccctgccgcccctccactctaaccactaggctaccctgccgcccctccactctaaccactaggctaccctgccgcctctccactctaaccactaggataccctgccgcctctccactctaaccactaggataccctgccgcctctccactctaaccactaggataccctgccgcccctccactctaaccactaggacaccctgccgcccctccactctaaccactaggctaccctgcctcccctccactctaaccactaggctaccctgcctcctctacactctaaccactaggctaccctgcctcctctacactctaaccactaggctaccctgccgcctctacactctaaccactaggataccctgccgcccctccactctaaccactaggctaccctgcctcctctaca is drawn from Oncorhynchus tshawytscha isolate Ot180627B linkage group LG05, Otsh_v2.0, whole genome shotgun sequence and contains these coding sequences:
- the LOC112235301 gene encoding proto-oncogene c-Fos isoform X2 — its product is MHRDSSPNYNVSSSSGSSSSSSSSLASPTGDIPACSQRSPSSLTSASSIDSSTSQNVCGETDCPRQSAVVPTVTAISAFSDLQWMVQPTTVISASASPSSPSSSAKPTRAHGATQSSSRAGGNTEQSTSTRGKKQATSEEDERRKIRRERNKVAAAKCRNRRRELTDTLQAETDQLEEDKEALQTEIAHLLKEKESLEQILSAHQPACKLAAAEDNNVEEDIDEDIADDIDRMLQDPPDSPQLLSILENEDKLQLPEGNATLVNVSDTPSLQDMETVVVPSNISISASAILGNSNILLCSSAEEEPMDDLNFDRDDLDNLVPSLELNMAVAPETAPSVPDIDLLGGPFCLSDWETLYKSVANNLEPLCTPTMMTSSDSPTCSSYRSVFSLNYTEIDSLAGTGVATPALRPSNEVLVVDLI
- the LOC112235301 gene encoding proto-oncogene c-Fos isoform X1, which codes for MVLTVSTLIGSLAAATDSSPNYNVSSSSGSSSSSSSSLASPTGDIPACSQRSPSSLTSASSIDSSTSQNVCGETDCPRQSAVVPTVTAISAFSDLQWMVQPTTVISASASPSSPSSSAKPTRAHGATQSSSRAGGNTEQSTSTRGKKQATSEEDERRKIRRERNKVAAAKCRNRRRELTDTLQAETDQLEEDKEALQTEIAHLLKEKESLEQILSAHQPACKLAAAEDNNVEEDIDEDIADDIDRMLQDPPDSPQLLSILENEDKLQLPEGNATLVNVSDTPSLQDMETVVVPSNISISASAILGNSNILLCSSAEEEPMDDLNFDRDDLDNLVPSLELNMAVAPETAPSVPDIDLLGGPFCLSDWETLYKSVANNLEPLCTPTMMTSSDSPTCSSYRSVFSLNYTEIDSLAGTGVATPALRPSNEVLVVDLI